One Paenibacillus crassostreae DNA segment encodes these proteins:
- a CDS encoding beta-glucosidase family protein — MKYKDLIKELTLEEKASLMSGKDYWQTQNIDRLGISSMFLADGPHGIRKQAVASDKLGLNAGIPATCFPTAATVANSWNVELGEKIGEYLGEEAVAQKVNVLLGPGVNMKRNPLCGRNFEYFSEDPYLAGKMAAGYIRGVQSHGISACVKHFAVNNQEERRMSIDTIVDERTLREIYLTAFEIAVKEGNTMTIMTSYNKLNGTYTNENMHLMQDILRREWDYKGVVVTDWGGSNDRVAGLLAGNELEMPTTAGETDREIIEAIHSGKIKEEVLDACVDRLLELIFTTEEAYKKHHVEFDIEKHHRVAQKAAEESIVLLKNEDNILPLRFGKKVAVIGDFAKDARYQGAGSSIVNPTILDHTLNCFEESGIISIGYEPGFERYGKNNGEKVNHACALAEKADVVLLYIGLDEVTEADGLDRQSMKIPKNQIDLLNALYKVNPNIVAILSCGTAVEMPWIDKVKGLVHGYLGGQAGARSILRVLSGDVNPSGKLAETYPVRYEDTPSFLHFSGKEASVEYRESIYIGYRYYDTANIDVLFPFGYGLSYTTFEYSDIQVTRDGVTLKLTNSGRVAGMEISQLYIGCKSDKIFRPKRELKGFVKVFINAGETKTVTIPFDDKTFRYFNVKTNSWEIEEAEYNVMVGSSSVDIRLMDTILVKGTGAPLPYDKSKLPSYYSGKTNDVTVEEFENLIGYKVPVPTWDRTKPLGYNDTIAQCQYAKGGFARISYHVVVFAHWYLRKIGKRETANLIMMSIYHMPFRGIARMTGGVANMAMLDGILMMVNGHFFKGLRHVLKERSKMLMDRKNVKKLAMLVGKKYE; from the coding sequence ATGAAATATAAAGATTTAATTAAAGAATTGACTTTAGAAGAGAAAGCTTCTTTAATGTCAGGCAAAGATTACTGGCAAACGCAAAACATAGATCGGCTTGGAATCAGCAGTATGTTTCTTGCTGATGGTCCCCATGGAATTAGAAAGCAGGCGGTAGCGTCAGATAAGTTGGGTCTTAATGCAGGTATTCCAGCAACTTGTTTTCCAACAGCTGCTACCGTAGCGAATAGCTGGAATGTAGAACTAGGAGAAAAAATTGGAGAGTATCTTGGGGAAGAGGCTGTCGCACAGAAAGTTAATGTTCTCTTGGGACCTGGTGTGAACATGAAGAGAAACCCCCTATGCGGAAGAAACTTCGAGTATTTCAGCGAAGATCCATATCTTGCTGGTAAAATGGCTGCTGGTTATATCAGAGGGGTTCAATCCCATGGGATTTCAGCTTGTGTGAAGCATTTTGCTGTGAATAATCAGGAAGAAAGACGGATGTCGATTGATACAATCGTTGATGAAAGGACGCTTCGGGAAATCTATCTGACTGCTTTTGAAATTGCAGTTAAGGAAGGTAATACGATGACGATCATGACTTCCTATAATAAATTGAACGGGACTTACACCAATGAAAACATGCATTTGATGCAAGATATCTTACGTCGTGAATGGGATTATAAAGGGGTTGTGGTCACAGATTGGGGCGGAAGCAATGATCGTGTGGCTGGGTTGCTAGCTGGGAATGAGTTAGAAATGCCGACAACTGCCGGAGAGACGGATCGAGAAATTATTGAGGCCATTCATAGTGGCAAAATCAAAGAAGAAGTATTAGATGCATGTGTAGATCGATTACTTGAACTTATATTTACAACAGAGGAAGCTTATAAGAAACATCATGTAGAGTTTGATATAGAGAAGCATCATAGAGTAGCACAGAAGGCAGCAGAAGAGTCCATCGTCCTTCTCAAAAATGAAGACAATATATTGCCGCTTCGATTCGGGAAAAAAGTGGCTGTCATAGGCGATTTTGCTAAAGACGCACGATACCAAGGTGCGGGATCTTCCATTGTTAACCCAACCATTCTGGATCATACTTTGAATTGTTTTGAAGAATCAGGAATTATCAGCATAGGGTATGAGCCTGGTTTTGAACGTTATGGAAAGAACAATGGGGAAAAAGTAAATCATGCATGTGCATTAGCAGAAAAAGCAGATGTCGTTCTATTATATATTGGTCTGGATGAAGTGACAGAGGCAGACGGACTCGATAGGCAAAGTATGAAAATTCCCAAGAACCAAATTGATTTATTAAACGCCTTGTATAAAGTGAATCCTAATATTGTGGCGATTCTTTCTTGTGGTACCGCAGTAGAAATGCCATGGATTGATAAAGTAAAAGGGTTAGTACATGGATATTTAGGTGGACAGGCAGGAGCAAGATCGATCCTTAGAGTTTTGTCAGGTGATGTAAACCCTTCAGGTAAATTAGCAGAAACATACCCTGTTCGTTATGAGGATACACCCTCTTTTCTCCATTTTTCAGGTAAGGAAGCCAGTGTAGAGTATAGAGAAAGTATTTATATTGGCTATCGTTATTACGATACTGCGAATATTGATGTGCTTTTCCCATTTGGATATGGGCTTAGTTATACAACTTTCGAATACTCGGATATCCAAGTGACGAGGGACGGAGTAACGCTGAAGTTAACAAATTCAGGAAGAGTTGCAGGGATGGAAATTTCACAGCTATACATTGGATGTAAATCTGATAAGATTTTCAGACCGAAAAGGGAATTAAAAGGATTCGTAAAGGTATTTATCAATGCGGGTGAAACCAAGACGGTTACGATCCCTTTTGACGATAAGACATTTCGTTATTTCAATGTGAAGACAAACAGTTGGGAAATAGAAGAAGCGGAATATAATGTGATGGTTGGTTCTTCTAGTGTGGATATCAGATTGATGGATACCATCTTGGTGAAAGGTACAGGAGCACCACTTCCATATGATAAGTCTAAACTTCCATCCTATTATTCTGGAAAGACAAACGATGTTACTGTAGAAGAATTCGAAAACTTAATTGGATATAAAGTGCCTGTTCCTACATGGGATCGAACCAAACCACTTGGTTACAACGATACAATCGCTCAATGCCAGTATGCAAAGGGGGGATTTGCAAGAATATCCTATCATGTCGTAGTTTTTGCCCATTGGTATTTAAGAAAAATTGGAAAAAGGGAAACTGCTAATCTGATTATGATGTCAATCTATCATATGCCGTTCAGGGGTATTGCAAGAATGACAGGCGGCGTTGCGAATATGGCTATGTTAGATGGGATTCTGATGATGGTCAATGGTCATTTCTTCAAAGGCTTGAGACATGTGTTAAAGGAAAGAAGCAAGATGCTTATGGATCGCAAGAATGTAAAGAAACTAGCAATGTTAGTAGGAAAAAAGTATGAATAA
- a CDS encoding LysR family transcriptional regulator has translation MNKDGLECFIKVYEKKSVTSAAKDLFITPQGLSKTIKQLEMDLEAELFSRGPHGMEATACGELLYARAKHICYLMDDIKKEIDIMSGGKGTLSVMTTFSTTSTVPPDMLFRFTSIYSEFQMKLREFPDEYPLGRIFQEEFDIGIVLGEQEIDNCEYELIQPGEVVIVVSKKHPLAAKDEISIKELKNEQLVIKSVEKGKEHNLVDKCLDYGFTPHIVHEFGNISTAHILCEENGYVAISVDLVEKSYHNEKLKTIRLIEKIPQNIYLISRKRDIQSKAVSLFRSYVKEYILEKK, from the coding sequence ATGAATAAAGACGGATTAGAATGCTTCATCAAAGTGTATGAAAAGAAAAGTGTTACTTCGGCAGCCAAAGACTTATTTATTACTCCACAAGGTTTAAGTAAGACTATAAAACAGCTGGAAATGGACTTGGAAGCAGAATTATTCTCCAGAGGTCCACATGGAATGGAAGCTACCGCCTGTGGAGAGTTACTATATGCCCGAGCCAAACATATCTGTTATCTAATGGATGACATCAAAAAAGAAATTGATATTATGAGCGGGGGCAAAGGTACTTTAAGTGTGATGACAACTTTTTCGACAACATCTACAGTACCTCCAGACATGTTGTTTAGATTCACAAGTATATATTCCGAATTCCAGATGAAACTAAGAGAATTTCCGGATGAGTATCCTCTGGGTAGAATATTTCAAGAAGAATTTGATATTGGGATTGTATTGGGTGAGCAAGAAATTGATAACTGTGAATATGAGCTGATTCAGCCCGGTGAAGTTGTGATCGTAGTGTCTAAAAAGCATCCATTAGCAGCTAAAGATGAAATTTCGATCAAAGAATTAAAAAATGAACAATTGGTCATCAAATCTGTGGAAAAAGGTAAAGAACATAATTTGGTGGATAAGTGCCTAGACTATGGATTCACACCTCATATTGTTCATGAATTTGGAAATATATCAACGGCACACATCCTATGTGAAGAGAATGGATATGTTGCTATTTCAGTAGATCTTGTTGAAAAGTCATATCACAATGAAAAGTTAAAAACCATAAGATTAATAGAGAAAATCCCTCAAAATATTTACTTGATCAGCAGAAAAAGAGATATTCAGTCTAAGGCAGTTTCGTTATTCCGAAGTTACGTGAAAGAATATATTCTTGAAAAAAAATAA
- a CDS encoding beta-glucosidase family protein, translating to MRIKQKEESKMKYKDLIGKMTLEEKASFMSGKDFWQTQNIERLGIRSMFLSDGPHGIRKQAEAADHLGLNASIPATCFPTAATIANSWSVELGEQIGDYLGKEAVVQKVDVLLGPGINMKRNPLCGRNFEYFSEDPYLAGKMAAGYIRGIQSHGIAACVKHFAVNNQEERRMSIDTIVDERTLREIYLTAFEIAIKEGKTKTVMSSYNQLNGSYTNENIHLMKEILRDEWDFDGVVVTDWGGSNDRVAGLVAGNELEMPTTAGETNEEIIQAIQSGKIKEDVLDECVDRLLELIFATEEVHTNSQQEFDMEEHHKVAQRAAEESIVLLKNEGNILPLNKGVKVAVIGDFAKEPRYQGAGSSIVNPTKLDNVLDGFDQSGIINIGYEPGFERYGKKNTTKMDKACTLAKESDVVLFYMGLDEVTEAEGLDRPSLKIPDNQIQLLNSLYKVNPNIVAILSCGSVVEMPWLDKVKGLVHGYLAGQAGASAILRVLTGEVNPSGKLAETYPLQYEDTPSYHHFPGKEVSVEYRESIYIGYRYYDTTNKDVLFPFGYGLSYTTFEYSDIQVTKDEVTFKLTNTGNVAGMEIAQLYVGCKSDDIFRAKKELKGFAKVFINAGETKTLTIAFDDKTFRYFNVKSNQWEIEEAEYEIILGASSADIRLIDTIVVEGTGAPLPYDKDQLPTYYSGKANDVAVEEFESLIGYKVLVAKWDRSIPLGYNDTIAQCRYAKGGSARLAYYVMVFAHWFLIKIGKRSTANIIMMSVYHMPFRGIARMTGGVLNMPMLDGILMMVNSHFFKGLNHVLKERSNKVKVAKVIKTKAVATKEI from the coding sequence TTGAGAATAAAACAAAAAGAGGAATCTAAGATGAAATATAAAGATCTCATTGGAAAAATGACTTTAGAAGAGAAGGCGTCTTTCATGTCAGGGAAAGATTTCTGGCAAACGCAAAACATAGAGCGGCTTGGAATCCGCAGCATGTTTCTTTCAGATGGACCCCATGGAATTAGAAAACAGGCGGAAGCAGCAGACCATCTGGGTCTGAATGCGAGTATACCAGCGACCTGTTTCCCAACAGCTGCAACCATAGCTAATAGCTGGAGTGTAGAACTAGGAGAACAAATAGGAGATTATCTTGGGAAAGAGGCTGTTGTGCAGAAGGTCGACGTTCTCTTAGGACCGGGCATTAATATGAAGAGAAACCCACTATGCGGAAGAAACTTCGAATATTTCAGCGAAGATCCCTATCTCGCTGGTAAAATGGCTGCTGGTTATATTCGAGGCATCCAATCCCATGGAATTGCTGCTTGTGTGAAGCATTTTGCGGTGAACAATCAGGAAGAAAGACGTATGTCGATAGATACCATTGTCGATGAAAGAACGCTTCGAGAAATTTATCTGACTGCATTTGAAATTGCTATTAAGGAAGGGAAGACGAAGACGGTGATGTCTTCCTATAATCAGTTAAATGGAAGTTACACCAATGAAAACATCCATTTGATGAAGGAAATTCTACGTGATGAATGGGATTTCGATGGGGTTGTTGTTACGGATTGGGGCGGAAGTAATGATCGTGTAGCAGGCTTAGTCGCGGGTAACGAATTGGAAATGCCAACAACCGCTGGTGAGACCAATGAAGAAATTATTCAGGCTATTCAAAGTGGGAAAATCAAAGAAGATGTGTTGGATGAGTGTGTAGATCGATTACTTGAGCTTATATTTGCAACAGAGGAAGTTCATACGAATTCTCAACAAGAGTTTGATATGGAGGAGCATCACAAGGTAGCACAGCGTGCTGCTGAAGAGTCCATCGTCCTTCTTAAAAATGAAGGCAATATATTACCCCTTAATAAGGGTGTGAAAGTTGCTGTAATTGGAGATTTTGCTAAGGAACCACGGTACCAAGGAGCTGGGTCCTCGATTGTAAATCCAACAAAATTGGATAATGTATTAGATGGTTTCGACCAATCGGGAATAATTAATATTGGATATGAGCCCGGTTTTGAACGTTACGGTAAGAAAAATACGACAAAAATGGATAAAGCATGCACGCTTGCAAAAGAGTCAGATGTTGTTCTTTTCTATATGGGTTTAGATGAAGTTACAGAAGCTGAAGGACTAGATCGACCAAGCTTGAAGATTCCTGATAATCAGATTCAACTATTAAACTCTTTGTATAAAGTGAATCCGAATATTGTGGCGATTCTCTCTTGTGGTTCCGTAGTAGAAATGCCTTGGTTGGATAAGGTGAAAGGATTAGTCCATGGATATTTAGCGGGACAGGCAGGAGCAAGCGCCATTCTTCGCGTCTTGACGGGTGAAGTGAATCCTTCAGGAAAATTGGCCGAGACCTATCCGTTGCAGTACGAGGATACACCTTCCTATCACCATTTTCCGGGTAAAGAGGTTAGCGTAGAATATCGAGAAAGTATTTATATTGGTTATCGCTATTATGATACAACAAATAAAGATGTTCTTTTCCCGTTTGGATATGGACTCAGTTATACCACTTTTGAGTACTCAGACATTCAAGTTACGAAGGATGAAGTCACATTTAAATTGACCAATACCGGGAATGTTGCCGGAATGGAGATTGCACAGTTGTACGTAGGTTGTAAATCCGATGATATTTTCAGAGCTAAGAAGGAGTTAAAAGGATTTGCTAAGGTATTTATAAATGCGGGTGAAACGAAGACGTTAACGATTGCTTTTGACGATAAGACGTTCCGTTATTTCAATGTGAAGAGTAATCAATGGGAAATAGAAGAAGCTGAATATGAAATCATCTTGGGTGCATCAAGTGCGGATATCCGATTGATAGATACGATTGTTGTTGAAGGTACTGGGGCGCCACTTCCATATGATAAAGACCAACTTCCAACTTATTACTCCGGTAAAGCAAACGATGTTGCGGTAGAAGAATTTGAAAGCCTAATTGGATATAAAGTACTTGTAGCCAAATGGGATCGATCCATACCACTTGGCTACAACGACACGATTGCCCAGTGCCGATATGCCAAGGGAGGATCTGCAAGATTGGCCTATTATGTCATGGTTTTTGCACACTGGTTCTTAATAAAGATAGGAAAGAGAAGCACAGCTAATATCATCATGATGTCTGTCTATCATATGCCATTTAGGGGAATTGCAAGAATGACAGGTGGTGTTCTGAATATGCCGATGTTAGATGGGATCTTGATGATGGTCAATAGTCATTTCTTCAAAGGTTTGAATCATGTATTGAAGGAAAGAAGTAACAAGGTGAAAGTAGCCAAGGTAATAAAGACTAAAGCGGTAGCGACAAAGGAGATATAG
- a CDS encoding DUF4256 domain-containing protein, translating into MINEKLSPEQHEELLRALKTRFEKNMNRHKGFDWAKVQARLEDNTEKLWSLHEMEITSGEPDVVGHDEETGEYIFYDCSAESPKGRRSVCYDGEALKSRKEHKPKNSAIDMADTMGIELLTEEQYRELQKLGNFDTKTSSWVKTPSEIRKLGGAIFADFRYGNVFVYHNGAESYYGARGFRGSLRV; encoded by the coding sequence ATGATAAATGAAAAGTTATCACCAGAACAACATGAAGAACTACTCAGAGCATTGAAAACTCGTTTTGAGAAAAATATGAACCGCCATAAAGGTTTTGATTGGGCTAAAGTACAAGCTAGGCTGGAAGATAATACTGAAAAACTGTGGTCGCTCCATGAAATGGAAATAACCAGCGGTGAACCGGATGTTGTTGGTCATGATGAAGAGACAGGTGAATACATTTTTTATGACTGTTCAGCGGAAAGTCCTAAAGGCCGCAGAAGTGTTTGTTACGACGGTGAAGCCCTGAAGTCAAGGAAAGAACATAAACCGAAAAATAGCGCTATTGATATGGCGGATACCATGGGCATTGAGCTTTTAACGGAAGAACAATATCGCGAGTTGCAGAAGCTTGGAAATTTCGATACGAAAACATCGAGTTGGGTGAAAACACCTTCTGAGATTAGAAAACTCGGTGGTGCTATCTTTGCTGATTTCCGCTACGGTAATGTCTTCGTGTATCATAACGGTGCGGAATCTTACTATGGCGCCAGGGGGTTCCGTGGCTCGCTGAGGGTCTAA
- a CDS encoding GGDEF domain-containing protein: protein MLTQEQELLEDVGKWQRKILNGYWIVVLISLVAESVALFIKMKLNPETVQHFLIYTMAIPTCVQVTLVSAIELMERYYRKSRPYTIILTGILIGAVLIYGNKTLIGMQYVMMIPMLVAAFHFTKRHLTFAFLMVISMLGTMYILFPLIWDHMTIYERFALFYILSGEYLILVQLLHRGNDMMERLIKTSRSERDLLIKNIIMERLSKTDALTDLYNHRTFQEYLDHTIEHCETNKMPLQIAVIDIDNFKSINDTYGHAVGDVILKRVADILQQSFTSDEIIARYGGEEFAIIFPAKTLEQAFDVCEHTRETICHLNHPEMEGRRVTVSIGLSGYVHGMGKSRFFSDADSLLYQAKKTGKNKTVYSS, encoded by the coding sequence ATGCTGACACAAGAACAAGAACTGCTTGAAGATGTAGGGAAATGGCAAAGAAAGATTCTGAACGGCTATTGGATTGTTGTCTTGATTTCCTTAGTAGCAGAGAGTGTCGCCCTCTTTATTAAGATGAAACTGAATCCGGAAACTGTGCAACATTTCTTGATTTATACGATGGCTATTCCTACCTGTGTACAAGTTACGCTCGTCTCGGCGATTGAACTGATGGAGCGCTACTATAGGAAATCGCGTCCCTACACAATTATCTTAACGGGCATCTTGATTGGTGCTGTTCTGATTTATGGGAATAAGACGCTAATCGGCATGCAGTATGTTATGATGATTCCGATGTTGGTCGCAGCCTTCCATTTTACAAAAAGACACCTAACATTCGCCTTTTTGATGGTAATCTCCATGCTGGGGACTATGTATATCCTGTTCCCATTGATTTGGGATCATATGACGATTTATGAACGGTTTGCCCTGTTCTATATTCTGAGTGGCGAATATTTGATTCTTGTGCAACTGCTCCACAGAGGAAATGACATGATGGAGAGACTGATCAAGACTTCACGCTCTGAACGTGATTTGCTGATCAAGAACATCATCATGGAACGGTTAAGCAAAACCGACGCTTTGACAGATCTATACAATCACAGGACATTTCAGGAATATCTTGATCATACGATCGAACATTGCGAGACGAACAAGATGCCGCTCCAAATCGCGGTTATCGATATCGATAATTTCAAATCCATCAACGATACTTACGGGCATGCGGTCGGAGACGTCATCTTGAAGAGAGTGGCCGACATTCTGCAGCAGTCGTTTACTTCGGATGAGATTATCGCCCGATACGGTGGAGAAGAATTCGCCATCATTTTTCCCGCAAAGACCTTGGAGCAAGCTTTCGATGTATGTGAACATACTAGAGAAACGATCTGTCATCTCAATCACCCGGAAATGGAAGGCCGTCGAGTCACGGTCAGCATCGGACTGTCCGGATACGTTCATGGTATGGGTAAATCACGTTTTTTCAGTGACGCGGATTCCTTGCTCTATCAAGCCAAAAAGACCGGCAAAAACAAAACTGTCTATTCGTCATGA
- a CDS encoding ABC transporter ATP-binding protein encodes MEKMIEVRGISKVYGKRKTKEKIHAVRDVSFHVNRGEVLGLLGPNGAGKTSTIKMLCGLLKSDAGSISINGLDIGKKRLKALEHISAVLEGNRNLYWRLTVRENLEYFAGNRGYSRKQVAYQADKLLEQFNLKEKENELVNGLSRGMQQKLAIAVALLANTDVILLDEPTLGLDVEVSYELRNILNRIVKEEKRTIIISSHDMPVVQELCDRVIIINKGEVVIDDRVENLLKLFDTRAYSIKLGEKLSVEQENKLLSTFPLSTYKASSHENIVEVNLEHGQDIYELLDLLKEEGTMVESIDRITIDFEQVFIQIVKGGKTHEMAPFIEC; translated from the coding sequence GTGGAGAAGATGATAGAAGTACGGGGTATTAGCAAGGTGTATGGGAAAAGAAAAACGAAAGAGAAGATCCATGCCGTTCGTGATGTTTCTTTTCATGTGAATCGTGGAGAGGTTCTCGGTTTATTAGGACCCAATGGTGCTGGGAAAACATCAACGATCAAGATGCTCTGTGGTTTGTTAAAATCGGATGCTGGTTCTATATCCATTAATGGATTAGATATTGGTAAGAAGAGACTCAAAGCTCTAGAGCATATTAGTGCTGTATTAGAGGGGAACCGAAATTTATATTGGCGTCTTACTGTCCGGGAAAACCTAGAATATTTCGCGGGTAACCGGGGTTACTCTCGGAAGCAAGTGGCCTATCAAGCGGATAAATTATTAGAGCAATTCAACCTTAAGGAAAAGGAGAATGAGCTGGTCAATGGATTATCCCGGGGGATGCAACAAAAGCTAGCAATCGCTGTAGCACTATTAGCTAATACGGATGTCATCTTGCTGGATGAGCCCACTCTCGGTTTGGATGTTGAGGTTAGTTATGAATTGCGTAATATTCTAAACAGAATCGTTAAGGAAGAAAAACGCACGATTATTATAAGTTCACATGATATGCCCGTCGTTCAGGAGTTGTGTGACCGTGTGATTATCATTAATAAAGGTGAAGTTGTGATTGACGATAGGGTGGAGAATTTACTTAAGTTATTTGATACAAGGGCGTATTCCATTAAGTTGGGTGAGAAATTAAGCGTAGAACAGGAGAATAAACTGTTGAGTACATTCCCTTTAAGTACTTATAAAGCAAGCTCCCATGAAAACATCGTGGAAGTGAATTTAGAGCATGGTCAAGACATTTACGAGTTGCTCGATCTTCTGAAAGAGGAAGGAACGATGGTGGAAAGTATTGATCGTATAACCATCGATTTTGAACAAGTGTTTATTCAGATTGTAAAGGGAGGGAAGACCCATGAAATGGCTCCATTTATTGAATGTTAA
- a CDS encoding ABC transporter permease translates to MKWLHLLNVNFRKEYIEMKRYLPNTFALVFTFYIIFLAAFFGIMFIGDPSSFDMNVQYSIVSVVFWSLTMMTMNFIGFAVITEATRGTLEQLYMSPMGVWKIMLTRIISQLGLQSVIMILLLFGAMLTSGQWLSLNPMTTIPIIVVTMISMVGVSFMIAGLAIIVKQIQAFLQIFQFVLMGLVFVPLTVAPFLAFAPFVKGVNMVRTVMLEDLTLTQLPLSDYGVLILNSLVYLILGLVVFQRCEKIAMKKGLLGQY, encoded by the coding sequence ATGAAATGGCTCCATTTATTGAATGTTAATTTTCGTAAGGAATATATTGAGATGAAACGTTATCTACCGAACACCTTTGCGTTAGTATTCACTTTTTATATTATATTTCTAGCTGCGTTTTTTGGAATTATGTTCATCGGGGATCCATCCAGTTTTGATATGAATGTTCAATATTCAATTGTAAGTGTGGTCTTTTGGAGTTTAACGATGATGACGATGAACTTTATTGGTTTTGCGGTGATAACAGAAGCGACGCGTGGGACGTTAGAACAGTTATACATGTCTCCCATGGGTGTATGGAAAATTATGCTCACGCGGATCATCAGTCAATTGGGCTTACAGTCTGTTATTATGATTCTCTTGCTTTTTGGTGCAATGCTAACCTCCGGACAGTGGTTGAGTCTTAACCCCATGACAACGATCCCGATTATAGTAGTAACTATGATAAGTATGGTAGGTGTCAGTTTCATGATTGCTGGTTTAGCTATTATCGTGAAACAAATTCAAGCATTTTTGCAGATTTTCCAATTTGTTTTGATGGGGCTTGTATTTGTTCCGTTGACTGTAGCTCCGTTTCTAGCATTCGCCCCATTCGTCAAAGGAGTGAATATGGTCAGAACAGTGATGTTAGAGGATCTGACGTTGACACAATTACCCTTGTCAGATTATGGGGTCTTAATATTAAACTCGCTGGTATATTTGATTTTAGGGCTCGTTGTTTTTCAACGCTGCGAGAAAATAGCCATGAAGAAAGGTCTTCTAGGGCAATATTAG
- a CDS encoding alpha/beta hydrolase — translation MEMASSGAMSNRTIKTEDFWIASDTPGIELMVRNKRLSSSENFSAERTILMVHGATFPLESLFDVELDGFSFLDFMASHGYDVYAVNVRGYGGSTRPPEMEQPADHHPPLVRTETGVQDFGTAVDFILKRNNLSNINVFGMSWGGTVAGAYTSRNNDRVNKLVLVAPQWVSSKPIPLDPGGQIGSYRLVPIEAMKTRWLNAAPEDKRTDLLPEGWFEKWADATIASDPSSQTHTPPSIRATNGPIQDVREYWTLGKKLYEPKELSVPVLLVHAEWDIDVPIDSAKALFSGITGAPYKSWVEIGEGTHMVMLEKNRLQVFHAVLQFLDQEYIPAR, via the coding sequence ATGGAGATGGCTTCAAGTGGCGCTATGAGTAATCGGACCATTAAGACAGAAGATTTCTGGATTGCCAGCGATACACCTGGCATTGAACTTATGGTTAGAAATAAACGCCTATCATCCAGTGAAAACTTTTCTGCAGAGCGGACGATATTGATGGTACACGGTGCAACCTTTCCACTCGAAAGTCTATTCGATGTCGAACTTGACGGCTTTAGCTTTTTGGATTTCATGGCCAGTCATGGCTATGATGTGTATGCCGTGAACGTGCGCGGATATGGTGGGTCGACTCGCCCACCCGAGATGGAACAGCCTGCTGATCACCATCCACCGCTTGTCCGAACTGAAACGGGTGTTCAGGATTTTGGTACTGCGGTTGATTTTATCTTGAAACGAAATAATTTGTCCAACATCAATGTGTTCGGGATGTCTTGGGGCGGAACCGTGGCAGGGGCGTACACTAGCAGAAATAATGACAGGGTGAATAAGCTTGTGCTGGTAGCACCGCAATGGGTGAGTTCGAAGCCGATTCCGCTCGATCCTGGTGGTCAGATTGGATCATACCGTCTCGTTCCGATCGAAGCTATGAAGACAAGATGGTTGAACGCTGCTCCAGAAGATAAGAGGACTGATCTTCTTCCAGAAGGTTGGTTCGAGAAATGGGCGGACGCGACGATTGCTTCCGACCCCTCCAGTCAGACGCATACACCTCCGAGTATTCGGGCCACTAATGGTCCGATACAAGACGTCCGAGAATATTGGACTTTAGGGAAAAAGCTCTATGAGCCTAAAGAGTTATCAGTTCCTGTCCTCTTGGTTCATGCAGAATGGGACATCGATGTTCCGATCGATTCGGCAAAGGCGTTATTCTCCGGAATAACAGGCGCTCCCTATAAGAGTTGGGTCGAGATCGGAGAAGGAACACATATGGTCATGCTTGAGAAGAACAGACTTCAGGTCTTCCATGCTGTGTTGCAATTTCTTGATCAGGAATACATTCCCGCGAGATAA